From Mytilus edulis chromosome 8, xbMytEdul2.2, whole genome shotgun sequence, one genomic window encodes:
- the LOC139484750 gene encoding uncharacterized protein — MNTTGLTAKIEESMERVVCQNCRRKFDKQEIKDQPVKPYKLGKPIFTMHQQTDLTSKVGDMGGYVTDIVMMDDGRLVICIPKQRILLICNTDGSQIDSIDVQGKPICVTAVNNSTVAVPLLYSYSIEMYDINNKLTLKSISVPRITWTGITTINNKLVVSGNKNLLTIDHQTGEVVQTIQSACYPYWLHGSGDRIFYCDNFYNNNKKLYWYSCTDNRHHTLTLPAGPRSMTTLQDGSLYVTCNDGSVQHVSYDGKQYKSVKTKGFQKLKYTLMSYNLKQRKLIIKHERVDNMWIFNVFYEE, encoded by the exons ATGAACACTACTGGGCTTACAGCTAAAATAGAG gaatccATGGAGAGAGTAGTTTGCCAGAACTGTAGGAGGAAATTTGATAAACAAG aaataaaagaTCAACCAGTAAAACCCTACAAACTAGGAAAGCCTATCTTCACAATGCATCAACAGACAGACCTGACATCAAAAGTTGGTGACATGGGAGGATATGTAACAGATATAGTGATGATGGATGATGGTAGACTGGTGATATGTATACCTAAACAGAGGATACTACTGATCTGTAATACAGATGGATCACAGATAGACAGTATAGATGTACAAGGTAAACCTATCTGTGTTACAGCAGTCAACAACTCTACAGTAGCTGTTCCATTGTTGTATAGTTACAGTATAGAGATGTATGACATAAACAATAAACTCACACTTAAATCTATATCAGTACCTAGAATCACGTGGACAGGCATTACAACTATAAACAACAAGCTAGTTGTAAGTGGTAACAAGAATCTACTGACCATAGATCACCAGACAGGAGAGGTGGTACAGACAATACAGTCTGCCTGTTATCCTTACTGGTTACATGGTTCTGGTGACAGAATATTCTACTGTGACAACTTCTACAACAACAACAAGAAGCTGTACTGGTACAGTTGTACTGATAACAGACATCACACTCTAACATTACCAGCAGGACCCAGAAGTATGACTACACTACAAGATGGCAGTCTGTATGTGACGTGTAATGATGGATCAGTACAACACGTGTCATATGATGGTAAACAGTATAAGTCTGTTAAAACAAAGGGATTTCAAAAACTGAAATACACTTTGATGTCATATAATTTGAAGCAAAGAAAACTCATTATAAAACATGAAAGGGTAGACAATATGTGGATATTCAATGTTTTCTATGAGGAATAA